From a single Campylobacter concisus genomic region:
- the frr gene encoding ribosome recycling factor, which produces MLNKIYETQKEGCEKAIASLKRDFTTLRTGKVNINIVDHVMVDYYGSPTPLNQVATVLTSDASTIAITPWEKSMIKAISSAIQAANIGVNPNSDGESVKLFFPPMTVEQRQENAKHAKSMGEKAKVSIRNVRKDANDEVKKLEKDKAITEDESKKGQDEVQKITDTYTAKIDTLVKEKEAELLKI; this is translated from the coding sequence ATGCTAAATAAAATTTATGAAACACAAAAAGAGGGCTGCGAGAAGGCAATCGCTTCATTAAAACGCGATTTTACAACGCTTAGAACGGGCAAGGTAAACATTAATATTGTAGATCATGTAATGGTTGATTATTACGGCTCGCCAACTCCGCTCAACCAAGTAGCTACTGTGCTTACAAGCGACGCTTCAACTATCGCCATCACACCTTGGGAAAAGAGCATGATAAAAGCGATCTCTTCAGCTATCCAGGCAGCAAATATCGGCGTCAATCCAAATAGTGATGGTGAGAGTGTCAAGCTATTTTTTCCACCTATGACCGTCGAGCAACGCCAAGAAAATGCAAAACATGCAAAATCAATGGGAGAAAAAGCCAAAGTTAGTATAAGAAACGTAAGAAAAGACGCAAATGATGAAGTCAAAAAGCTTGAAAAAGATAAAGCTATAACTGAGGACGAGAGCAAAAAGGGGCAGGATGAAGTTCAAAAAATAACTGACACCTACACTGCAAAAATCGATA